The DNA sequence gttTGCCCAACGAGACGAGCAGTGCTACTCGAATGTCACTAGCCAGCAGCCAATAATGTTAGCTGCAGTAATCAAACTTTATTTATGTTATTAGATAGTTTTCGTTACcttatatttgaaaattaattattgaatgtattttttataaaagtaaGCTTATTGATTTTTTTacaagaaatataattatatgaaAAATTTGACTGTCTGGACTATACTATAACTACATTTTAGTTGGTTATCCTGACTATAATATAACTAAACATTTCGAGCGGTTTGTTTTGATGCTGATCGTGCGATATTTAAATACACATCAAAGTGATAAAAAatggtaaatttaaaaataattaaatgaaaattgaattttcatagtttattatctttatttacttcatatttgtatttttcagttaCCTTTGTCGTTATTAAGAACTGCTCAAAACCATCCTATGGTTagtttcaaatatatatttataaagttatatttcatataatctAGCAATATTAATGctttcaattaaataatttaataatatattttacagcTAGTCGAACTTAAGAATGGAGAAACGTATAATGGACATTTAGTTAGTTGTGATAGCTGGATGAATATTAATCTCAGAGAGGTTATATGTACATCCAGGgtacaataacgatatattttttcgaattaatgaaatatttcataaattatttgtataaaagtttattatatataatgtaaCATATATTATTTAGGATGGCGATAAATTTTGGAGAATGCCTGAATGCTATATTCGAGGTAGTACAATTAAGTATTTACGAATTCCTGATGAAGTCATAGATATGGTAAAAGAAGATGTACAAATGAAATCGAGGGGACGTGGAGAAATGAAAGGAAGAGGACAAAGTCAACGAGGTCGTGGTAGTGGAAGAGGTATAatcatacataatatatatgtaaatatacatatattaaatagtatatacgtacgtaaatatttttttataggaACTTTTGGTCGTGGTGGTAGAGGCCCTGCTGCTCTTGGTCGTGGTGGAGGTAATCAAGGAGGAAACAAATCTCAAAATAAAGCAAGAACCAAATGAAATTATGTTATCATTTTAGTTTACCTAGCAAATCTTCAATTTCCTATTCTTTTTCTCAAAAACATTCGtacaaaatgtaaaattatCACTTTTATTATGtaagtaatttttattaatatgtatAAGCATACAAATTGAATACacagcaatttttgtaacaaaAATCTATTAACAAAGTACAGCAAAAAATACATTTCTAcagtttaattatatttaactaataattaaattaggaTAATATTAAATgtactatatatataaaaaagagaaatattaatttcgttGACATAAGGTATTAAAGAGGCCACCTCTGAGGATATCTATGAATTTAATTAGGATAATATTAAACgtactacatatataaaaaaagagaaatatttatttcatttacataAGGTATTAAAGAGGACACAAAATGTACTCTCTTAGTTCTATTTATACACGCAATTCTTATTTACTGAACGTAGAATGAAAGTTAAAATAGTATTGTACAATCACGTGATTTATTGTGGTTCATTAGAAGAATCATTGCTGACTATAATTAGTTTGATTATGTCACTTGTTCATAAGGTTTATCAGATCAATGAAAAGAAAATTGTAAATCGATACAAAATATATGTTATACTTAACGTGGATACATAATGACAAGTGTACGGTATAGCATTTAAATTTTCATGTGCCTGTAACAAAAGATACACTGATAAAAAGATAATCTATAACAAAATTGAGGAATTATAATTAGTACTTACTTTATTTTTAAGTACTTTACTTTAGTACttacttttaattataattagtcTCAAATTTATTTTGGGGAATGATGTTATATTTATCGTCCTTCAACTGAAGCAAaatcgaaattaatttaaaatttttgaACTACGCATTCAAATTTTATACTAAAGTAAACTTACTGTATGAAGCTAGATCTATCTCATCTGGTAACTCTGTAATATTAACATCAAACCGTTCTTGAACATCGTTCAGTATCTTAGCATCACTTTCATCACTGACTAATGTAATAGCAAGACCCTGTAAGTATTAAGAGTATTAAAGTGAATGttagtattattacattataatatatCGTGCGAATATTATTAACCTTGGTACCGAAACGACCAGCTCTGGCTACTCGATGTAGATATGTGTCCGAATCTTCTGGCATATCGTAATTAAACACTATGTTTACACGCTCAATATCCATACCACGTCCAAATAAATTTGTAGCTACCAAAATTCGCTAAAATAATAGTATTTGTTTGCAATGATttcgaaataaatgaaatattacacATCTATATtacatgaaatatatattagaTAGGCCTACATTAGACAACATTTACCTTTTGGAAATCTTTAAATTGTTGGTACCTTGATAGCCGTTCTTCCTGAGTCATACCCCTGTGTATACCAATCGCAGGAAAATTTTGTTCTGTTAGAAGTTGTGCCAAAGCCATACACCTTTGTACAGATTTTACAAAGATAACGACCTATAGAATGATGTAAAATAGAAACGAATATTACAGTAGCTTAATGCATAACGAAAATCTTAAagtaaataataacaatatcaCTTAATCGATGTTTGCGGACAAACCTGATTAAATTCAAGTACATCAAGTAATTCAAATAGCTTCTTGTTCTTTTCATTCTCTTTAAGTTTCACATAATGTTGTTGTAGACCGTGCAACGTGAGTTTCGCTTCATCATCCACATAGACTTCCATGGGCTGCGCAGAGAACGTTTTTTACAAGATTATCTATTTTACCCTATAGATAACCATACCTTTGATAATTTCTAGattcaatataatatttttctagatGTAACACATTAAGTTGAAAATGTAACGAAATTTACGAATGAAATCGAGtattagagaaatataaacaaaAAATCATTGAAAACAAATTTGAGATATAAAATGAACAACTACAAATGAAAATTTAACAAGTGACGTAAATGATGTGAAAATGTAGagtattttttttatgaatgTCCCAATTTCTCCCGCTTCCTTGATAATGGCAATTTTATATTAAGTaactataaataaaatgtattagatgATTTCTCGAGAACTTTCTGCTTAAATTCTCAGTTTTTTGCGCTTATTTGTCGATCGGATTAGTCATGCTGGTTACATACGGTCCGACGACTTCCATCTCTGGGCAGTGCCAACAACGAAAACTCAGCAGTCACCTCAACAGAACTAAGAAGGCGCACCCATGAATGTTCTGTCACACATCCGCTGACCACTCGATGCCAAATCTCTTCTCCCAAATTCTAGTATATTCGGAATATGCCCAGAATTGGCCTCGATTATTGTTGGTATGCTCATTATCACAAAATTTAACGGCCTCTGGGATACATACTTTTTTACATCGCGACTTAAATAGCTTATGATTCGTGATACACAAACTGATTTATATTTTGCTTTCACGTAGAAGTGAACACGATCAAACTATGTATGAACACTTCCATTTTCACTCCTATTAATTGATTATTGATTTCCATTAGctttttttgcaaaatatcaaaatacGTTGTTTCGATTACAGATAAGACGAACGCGAATAACAAATTCTAGATATATGCCACGTAATTGCAGCAGTATCATCATCCTAGCTAACCCCAGTTTCCCATTCATCCTCTTGCATCTTCTTTCTTGCGCTCTTCTGTCTTCAGGTTTTCTTGAGATCTTCTTAGCCCCCCACCCAATCGAAAACTGCTTTCAATGCTGCTCTATGCCATTTAAAAACTACCCCTCCCTT is a window from the Bombus affinis isolate iyBomAffi1 chromosome 9, iyBomAffi1.2, whole genome shotgun sequence genome containing:
- the LOC126920557 gene encoding U6 snRNA-associated Sm-like protein LSm4 — protein: MLPLSLLRTAQNHPMLVELKNGETYNGHLVSCDSWMNINLREVICTSRDGDKFWRMPECYIRGSTIKYLRIPDEVIDMVKEDVQMKSRGRGEMKGRGQSQRGRGSGRGTFGRGGRGPAALGRGGGNQGGNKSQNKARTK